From Anas platyrhynchos isolate ZD024472 breed Pekin duck chromosome 38, IASCAAS_PekinDuck_T2T, whole genome shotgun sequence, one genomic window encodes:
- the LOC113841660 gene encoding uncharacterized protein isoform X1, with protein sequence MGWNSPLATLGQLSCVCPLPAPAAPPACPLAGQSAKLQSPWLSVSTALRQLKHQRVINIILSLNAKHSTTPARRRKINSILAETRTLLQKPAFMERGQRTVFWGIGLPWDGICLLAWLQGWPWDLCEGTPWLSDPLRALLQLWESLMNVVTPARSSAVLLLLEQLSAPRAHQQLCFLQVLLCFTSSQNKVGKERAMERIWRLIGFISTRFHHEPIGKYFQSSQRTTIVLRTLETIRDCCIDDNKNQWAKFTLEVAARDSASWLMDVERILRFLHENLKRSDSTSLLRQSFFLVLKALTNQFPREALISVLTNLPPLDSTTLDMWKVMLSFPMTSEKILQELQNVLQDKRVCGSLQARPVHTSLLKFAMMHPTEHVLSNLRDPKKLLTLLSLNSLPILWLVLRALVMLSETSQMVTDVQVLLPEVMETLQYENTHINMKALTIFKNVIRHLEKKEASPIALALAGRLLPLFNDRLLQCTPGT encoded by the exons ATGGGATGGAATTCCCCTTTGGccactttgggtcagctgtcctgcgtctgtcccctcccagctcctgctgcacccccagcctgcccgctggcaggacagagcgcgAAGCTgcaaagtccttggcttagtgtaagcactgctctgcgacaattaaaacatcagcgtgttatcaacattattctcagcctaaatgcaaaacacagcaccacaccagctaggaggaggaaaattaactctatcctagctgaaaccaggacactgctCCAAAAGCCAGCCTTCATGGAGAGGGGACAGAGAACTGTGTTCTGGGGGATAGGCCTTCCCTGGGATGGCATCTGCCTACTTGCTTGGCTACAGGGTTGGCCTTGGGATTTGTGTGAAGGGACCCCATGGCTCAGTGACCCACTGAGGGCTTTGCTCCAGCTCTGGGAATCCCTAATGAACGTTGTGACTCCAGCCAGGAGttcagcagtgctgcttctgctggagcagtTGTCAGCTCCCAGAGCACACCAGCAGCTTTGcttcctgcaggtgctgctatGCTTCACGAGCTCTCAGAACAAAGTTGGAAAGGAGAGAGCCATGGAGAGGATCTGGAGGCTGATTGGTTTCATTTCTACCCGTTTTCATCACGAG CCAATTGGAAAATACTTCCAGTCTTCTCAGAGGACAACCATTGTCCTCAGGACACTTGAGACCATTAGAGACTGCTGCATCGACGACAACAAGAATCAGTGGGCCAAGTTCACGCTGGAAGTGGCCGCAAGAGACTCTGCCTCCTGGCTGATGGAT GTGGAAAGGATTCTGAGATTCCTCCATGAAAACCTGAAAAGGAGCGACAGCACATCTTTACTCCGGCAGAGCTTCTTCTTAGTACTGAAGGCACTGACTAACCAGTTTCCCAGGGAAGCTCTCATAAGCGTGCTGACCAACCTTCCGCCACTTGACAG cactacGCTGGACATGTGGAAGGTGATGCTTTCCTTTCCAATGACTTCAGAGAAGATCTTGCAGGAGCTACAGAATGTTCTCCAGGACAAACGGGTGTGCGGGTCTCTGCAAGCCCGGCCTGTGCACACCAGCCTTCTTAAGTTTGCT ATGATGCATCCAACTGAACATGTACTATCGAATTTACGTGACCCAAAAAAGCTCCTGACGCTTCTGAGTCTTAACAGCCTGCCGATCCTCTGGCTGGTGCTCAGAGCCCTCGTCATGCTGTCGGAGACATCTCAGATG GTGACGGATGTGCAGGTCCTGCTGCCAGAAGTCATGGAGACTCTGCAGTATGAAAACACGCACATCAACATGAAGGCCCTGACTATCTTCAAAAATGTGATTCGTCATCTGGAGAAGAAGGAGGCCAGCCCCATCGCTCTGGCACTGGCTGGGAGACTCCTGCCTCTCTTTAACGAT CGTTTGCTGCAATGCACTCCAGGGACCTAG
- the LOC113841660 gene encoding maestro heat-like repeat-containing protein family member 6 isoform X2, with translation MLHAPLKDLMESVLWWKKGEMKKTVHRAIIPLLFRMRDNTESVAKASAEALLACAKFLKWKPLEQLAQTEDIWKIGGYLLKQKRSRVEGYLQQSLTYLWDDQTSLRQKAVRFIAFAAMHSRDLDKEDLHVIITFLQMQCDTHPLIRNLAAGP, from the exons ATGCTCCATGCTCCTCTCAAAGACTTGATGGAGTCTGTGCTGTGgtggaaaaaaggagaaatgaagaagaCCGTGCACAGGGCCATTATTCCACTGCTATTCCGGATGCGTGACAACACTGAGAGTGTGGCCAAG GCCTCTGCAGAAGCCCTACTTGCTTGTGCAAAGTTCCTGAAGTGGAAACCGCTTGAGCAGCTGGCTCAGACTGAGGACATCTGGAAGATTGGGGGGTACTTG CTCAAGCAGAAGAGGAGCAGGGTGGAAggatacctgcagcagagcctgaCATACCTGTGGGATGATCAGACCAGCTTGCGACAGAAGGCTGTCAGATTCATCG CGTTTGCTGCAATGCACTCCAGGGACCTAGACAAAGAAGACCTGCATGTGATCATCACct TCCTCCAAATGCAATGTGACACCCATCCACTGATCCGTAACCTGGCAGCTGGACCATAG